One genomic segment of Myotis daubentonii chromosome 14, mMyoDau2.1, whole genome shotgun sequence includes these proteins:
- the CXCR6 gene encoding C-X-C chemokine receptor type 6, with protein MEDDDYFASMFNVSNANKQEHNNFLEFKKLFLPCMYVAVFLCGLVGNSLVLVIYIFYQKLKSLTDMFLVNLPLADLVFVCTLPFWAYAGMHEWVFGKVMCQILLGVYTFNFYTSMLILVCITVDRFMAVVRATKAYNQKAKRMSWGKAICGSIWVVSLLLALPQIIYGDVHKYDKWVCDHNETISTVVLATQMTLGFFLPLLTMIVCYSVIIKTLLHARGFQNHKSLKIIFLVVAVFLLTQTPFTLVKLIGSTSWVYHTMTSYHYAIVVTEAIAYLRACLNPVLYAFVGLKFRKNFWKLVKDIGCLPYVGAWSQPKSSEDTSKTCSASQQVEGTSMFQL; from the coding sequence ATGGAGGATGACGACTACTTTGCAAGCATGTTCAACGTGTCCAACGCCAACAAGCAGGAGCACAATAACTTCCTGGAGTTCAAGAAGCTCTTTCTGCCCTGCATGTACGTGGCCGTGTTCCTCTGTGGCCTGGTGGGGAACTCGCTGGTGCTGGTCATCTACATCTTCTACCAGAAGCTGAAGAGCCTGACGGACATGTTCCTGGTGAACCTGCCCCTGGCTGACCTGGTGTTTGTCTGCACCCTGCCCTTCTGGGCCTACGCAGGCATGCACGAATGGGTCTTTGGCAAGGTGATGTGCCAAATCCTGCTAGGCGTCTATACTTTCAACTTCTACACGTCCATGCTCATCCTCGTCTGCATCACCGTGGACCGCTTCATGGCGGTGGTCCGGGCCACAAAGGCCTATAACCAGAAGGCGAAGCGGATGAGCTGGGGCAAGGCCATCTGCGGGTCCATCTGGGTGGTCTCCCTGCTGTTGGCCTTGCCACAGATCATCTATGGTGATGTCCATAAGTACGACAAGTGGGTCTGTGATCACAACGAGACGATTTCCACTGTGGTTCTCGCCACCCAGATGACTCTGGGGTTCTTCCTGCCACTGCTCACCATGATTGTCTGCTACTCGGTCATAATCAAGACGCTGCTTCATGCCCGAGGCTTCCAGAACCACAAGTCTCTCAAGATCATCTTCCTGGTGGTAGCTGTGTTCCTGCTGACCCAGACGCCCTTCACTCTTGTGAAGCTCATCGGCAGCACGAGCTGGGTGTACCACACCATGACCAGCTACCACTACGCCATCGTCGTGACGGAGGCCATTGCCTACCTGCGGGCCTGCCTCAACCCTGTGCTCTACGCTTTTGTTGGCCTGAAGTTTCGGAAGAACTTCTGGAAACTTGTGAAagacattggctgcctcccttaCGTGGGAGCCTGGAGCCAGCCGAAGTCTTCGGAGGACACTTCCAAGACGTGCTCTGCCTCCCAGCAAGTGGAGGGCACCAGCATGTTCCAGCTGTAG